In the Tribolium castaneum strain GA2 chromosome 1, icTriCast1.1, whole genome shotgun sequence genome, one interval contains:
- the l(2)05287 gene encoding WD repeat-containing protein 75 — protein MDIQVNFRAGGSFVELPPKFSSDSGNIYVAWKNEILGYSSKTGAQFVQFKGIKDRIVGFGVHYLDSYECVTACSSSGEVITWKVVTYFKLLNKKLGKKNVVTFHIVPSETNELKALISHKEKNIFSFSVFDLMTDTNTSCGLTLGPHLYHVDVATEYFAVVQKSSLNVVPFKDALKTYTFCMEKPRQFTCVACHPLNEVILTGDNTGRVLMWQKFLTTKPTKAVFHWHTLPVKCIGFSATGTCFYSGGDESVLVKWQLDNHFEKKFLPRLPSTIAQISVSPNNIFVAISTDDNAVRIVDSRLDNVSLIQHLVIGDSLESGIVVDSKSRALVMNGNVGHIQFYSPCDNSLLYNVDVVGQNKISNERSCNIENTKVSKIAISKNSSWMATIENRKDPEYSSELRLKFWNFDPNIQNYKLNTCVEDPHLNHVNAVSFQPTDNMDELKLVTVGGDKKFKVWYLSETETVNSKSQIWRCLCVGFYHDLDCKSLSFSIDGSLLAVSFNNIVTTWQPDSCNLKCALVHSGHKEEINQIEFGNSNQCHLIVAASNGRLSVWNLLTLTMIWTVPVHVSVLTADTVTTNMAVITKDNRIYVFTPISPEPVFSSDKLLKTYSRISAAVFVPSKYSNDVKLRWYQRSPIFFIDSKRQLHCLGGEIENAETPTVDEISNSLFSMTIPQSKVDKNRSKEPIKHLYQKDPGQKNLKKYLESPIQTMIPIRIMCGSLLRSMIVQKQ, from the exons atggaCATTCAAGTGAATTTTAGGGCAGGGGGCTCCTTTGTTGAGCTCCCCCCCAAGTTTTCGTCCGATTCTGG GAATATTTACGTAGCAtggaaaaatgaaattttgggCTACAGTTCAAAAACGGGGGCCCAATTTGTCCAATTTAAGGGAATCAAAGACCGAATTGTCGGTTTTGGAGTCCACTATCTCGACTCATACGAATGTGTAACCGCATGTTCATCATCAGGCGAAGTCATTACTTGGAAAGTTGTAACTTATTTCAAATTACTCAACAAG aaattggGAAAAAAAAACGTGGTCACGTTTCACATCGTGCCATCTGAGACAAACGAACTCAAGGCACTCATTTCGCataaagagaaaaatattttttcgtttagtGTTTTCGATTTAATGACGGACACAAATACGTCCTGTGGTTTAACTCTCGGCCCACATTTGTACCATGTTGACGTCGCTACCGAATATTTTGCTGTGGTGCAAAAAAGTTCGCTAAATGTTGTTCCGTTTAAAGACGCGTTAAAAACGTACACTTTTTGTATGGAGAAGCCCAGACAATTCACTTGTGTAGCCTGTCATCCACTAAACGAAGTGATTTTAACTGGTGATAACACTGGGCGTGTTTTAATGTGGCAGAAATTTTTGACCACAAAACCAACAAAAGCTGTTTTTCATTGGCACACACTTCCAGTTAAGTGTATTGGATTTTCGGCCACTGGAACGTGCTTTTACAGTGGCGGAGATGAGTCTGTTTTGGTCAAATGGCAACTTGATAATCactttgagaaaaaattcctGCCCAGATTACCGTCAACTATCGCACAAATTTCTGTCTCacctaataatatttttgttgccATTTCTACGGACGATAATGCTGTTAGAATTGTCGATTCTCGTTTGGATAATGTTAGTTTGATTCAACATTTAGTTATTGGGGATAGTCTAGAGAGCGGGATTGTGGTGGATTCGAAAAGTAGGGCTCTGGTAATGAATGGAAATGTTGGACATATTCAGTTTTATTCACCGTGTGATAACAGTCTCTTATATAAc GTGGATGTTGTGgggcaaaataaaataagtaatgAGAGAAGTTGTAACATTGAGAATACAAAAGTGTCGAAAATTGCCATAAGTAAAAACAGTTCATGGATGGCAACTATTGAAAACCGAAAAGATCCAGAATATTCGTCCGAACTGAGACTAAAATTTTGGAACTTTGATCCAAATATTCAAAA ttataAATTAAACACTTGTGTCGAAGACCCTCACTTGAACCACGTCAATGCTGTCAGTTTCCAACCCACTGATAACATGGACGAACTCAAACTTGTGACCGTAGGTggtgataaaaaattcaaagtttgGTATTTGTCAGAAACTGAAACTGTAAATA GTAAAAGTCAAATTTGGCGCTGCCTTTGTGTTGGTTTTTACCACGATCTTGATTGCAAAAGTCTCTCATTTTCAATTGATGGATCCTTACTTGCAGtcagttttaataatattgtaaCAACTTGGCAGCCGGACTCttgcaatttaaaatgtgcTCTAGTCCACTCTGGGCATAAAGAAGAAATCAATCAGATTGAATTTGGAAATAGCAATCAGTGTCATTTGATTGTAGCTGCCAGTAATGGAAGATTAAGCGTTTGGAATTTGCTGACATTGACTATGATCTGGACTGTACCTGTGCACGTGTCTGTTTTAACTGCAGACACAGTCACCACAAATATGGCCGTCATTACAAAAGATAACAgaa TTTATGTTTTTACACCAATCTCACCAGAACCAGTATTTTCAAGTGACAAACTCCTAAAAACCTATAGTCGCATTAGTGCTGCTGTGTTTGTACCAAGCAAATACAGTAACGATGTAAAATTAAGGTGGTATCAGAGGTCACCAATATTTTTCATTGATTCAAAAAGG CAATTACATTGTCTTGGTGGTGAAATAGAAAATGCCGAAACACCGACAGTTGACGAAATCAGCAATTCCTTGTTCAGTATGACCATTCCACAGTCAAAAGTCGATAAAAATCGGTCAAAAGAACCGATCAAACACTTGTACCAGAAAGACCCggggcaaaaaaatttgaaaaag TATTTGGAGTCACCTATACAGACCATGATTCCAATAAGAATAATGTGTGGCTCATTGTTGCGCTCCATGATCGTCCAGAAGCAATAG
- the LOC103312234 gene encoding uncharacterized protein LOC103312234 isoform X1 — MNILRNFTILVSSETRAIQESMDPQQPNSDDEDFLNVSAGSNPPSGKPDKMLGTSDFISLLGTRDDSYYIDKTTLLEVFLKCGRSRVLLTAPRRFGKTINLLMLKTCFELQVPPEEYKMLSEDEFQIKVKETANYKLFEELQLEITKNPDLMNKHFGKYPTLHISFKCDMPIASFSDGVAFCCGILSKAFKKHKYLISEKALSQSDKNIYAKWLNPADWDERKAMDRRLISDGLQTLVYYVFESFNKKVVLLIDEYDSVIMQAILFIKAKDELAKIIQFYLGIIQAAVKNEIEQHIEYAFITGISHISGMGLSGSNIKPFRFLENHSFVPYYGLTVMEIRNLLRKTYQFDDQRIAEAEKKFNGYSTVCGVKIYNIWSVLEHASRTQEEHFIYDWQDTGYIVGLEKALRFPTIMKIIQTELLLYKPIEIKKSKTLVLEDILQLVEIIGNVDPQNVEFPRYDLFFSFLVEQGYLSFVANKSGLLVIPNEQIKEKIEEKITDSNIKVFNRNSIPTEDCREFFLKISERDCDYDDFKIFHTSLEDVLQNYAAKWIKKNEENIRCTIKILISTLKFKDSAELNFNFTENGVKHSRRIDVVIIKDSFLMLIETKYKESSKKAMLDMRDRNYLKVLEDKDVIRNTITRFVLMGINMDENGQVSISYLQNNHNFDAMTLIP; from the exons AGTCTATGGATCCACAACAACCAAATTCTGATGATGAAGATTTTCTCAATGTATCTGCCGGTAGCAAC cCACCGTCTGGAAAACCAGATAAGATGCTCGGCACATCGGACTTTATTAGTCTTCTGGGGACGAGGGATGATTCGTATTACATCGATAAAACCACTCTGTTAGAAGTTTTCCTTAAATGCGGTCGTAGCCGAGTGCTGCTGACAGCTCCACGCCGTTTCGGAAAGACTATAAATCTCTTGATGCTTAAGACTTGTTTTGAGTTGCAAGTACCACCAGAAGAATATAAGATGCTATCAGAAGATGAATTCCAAATAAAGGTAAAGGAGACAGCTAATTACAAGCTGTTTGAAGAGCTTCAGTTGGAAATAACTAAGAATCCAGATTTGATGAACAaacattttggaaaatatcCTACATTACACATTTCATTCAAATGTGACATGCCAATCGCAAGTTTTTCTGATGGAGTTGCATTCTGTTGTGGGATTTTAAGTAAAGCCTTCAagaaacataaatatttaatatcgGAAAAAGCATTAAGTCAATCGGACAAAAATATATATGCCAAATGGTTGAACCCCGCCGACTGGGATGAAAGGAAAGCAATGGATAGAAGGTTGATATCTGACGGTTTGCAAACTTTAGTCTATTATGTCTTTGagagctttaacaaaaaagtagTACTACTTATCGACGAGTACGATTCGGTTATCATGCAAGCAATATTGTTTATAAAGGCAAAAGATGAATTAGCGAAGATCATACAGTTTTATTTAGGTATAATCCAAGCTGCTGTGAAAAATGAGATTGAGCAACATATAGAATATGCATTTATCACCGGAATTTCCCATATTTCCGGAATGGGTCTTTCTGGTTCAAACATAAAGCCATTCAGATTTCTGGAAAATCACTCTTTTGTTCCTTACTATGGCTTGACAGTTATGGAAATTCGGAATTTGTTAAGGAAGACATATCAATTTGATGATCAGCGAATTGCTGaagcagaaaaaaaattcaacggtTATTCTACAGTTTGTGGAGTAAAGATATACAACATCTGGTCTGTGCTAGAACATGCTAGCAGAACTCAAGAGGAACATTTTATATATGATTGGCAAGACACCGGATATATTGTAGGTCTCGAAAAAGCTTTAAGATTCCCTAcaattatgaaaataattcaaacaGAACTACTGTTGTATAAACCTATAGagattaaaaaatctaaaacctTGGTTTTAGAGGATATCCTGCAGTTGGTAGAGATAATTGGAAATGTTGACCCTCAGAACGTCGAATTTCCACGTTATGAcctttttttctcatttcttgTTGAGCAAGGCTATTTGTCATTTGTAGCTAACAAGTCTGGGCTGCTCGTAATACCCAACGAACAGATTAAAGAGAAAATCGAGGAAAAGATAACAGACTCTAAcattaaagtatttaataggAATAGTATTCCTACAGAGGACTGCAGAGAATTCTTTCTGAAAATATCTGAGAGGGATTGTGATTATGAtgactttaaaatatttcatacGAGTCTTGAAGATGTTTTACAAAACTATGCAGCAAAATGGATTAAAAAGAACGAAGAAAACATCCgttgtacaataaaaattctgatcagtactttgaaatttaaagACAGTGCTGaactcaattttaattttacagaaaatgggGTAAAACATAGCAGAAGAATCGATGTTGTCATTATTAAAGATAGTTTTTTAATGCTTATCGAAACGAAGTATAAGGAGAGCAGCAAAAAAGCAATGCTTGACATGAGGGACAGGAATTACTTAAAAGTACTTGAAGATAAAGATGTTATCAGGAATACCATAACACGTTTTGTTCTAATGGGGATAAACATGGATGAGAATGGACAAGTGTCAATCAGTTACTTACAGAATAACCACAACTTTGATGCTATGACATTAATTCCTTAG
- the LOC103312234 gene encoding uncharacterized protein LOC103312234 isoform X2 — MDPQQPNSDDEDFLNVSAGSNPPSGKPDKMLGTSDFISLLGTRDDSYYIDKTTLLEVFLKCGRSRVLLTAPRRFGKTINLLMLKTCFELQVPPEEYKMLSEDEFQIKVKETANYKLFEELQLEITKNPDLMNKHFGKYPTLHISFKCDMPIASFSDGVAFCCGILSKAFKKHKYLISEKALSQSDKNIYAKWLNPADWDERKAMDRRLISDGLQTLVYYVFESFNKKVVLLIDEYDSVIMQAILFIKAKDELAKIIQFYLGIIQAAVKNEIEQHIEYAFITGISHISGMGLSGSNIKPFRFLENHSFVPYYGLTVMEIRNLLRKTYQFDDQRIAEAEKKFNGYSTVCGVKIYNIWSVLEHASRTQEEHFIYDWQDTGYIVGLEKALRFPTIMKIIQTELLLYKPIEIKKSKTLVLEDILQLVEIIGNVDPQNVEFPRYDLFFSFLVEQGYLSFVANKSGLLVIPNEQIKEKIEEKITDSNIKVFNRNSIPTEDCREFFLKISERDCDYDDFKIFHTSLEDVLQNYAAKWIKKNEENIRCTIKILISTLKFKDSAELNFNFTENGVKHSRRIDVVIIKDSFLMLIETKYKESSKKAMLDMRDRNYLKVLEDKDVIRNTITRFVLMGINMDENGQVSISYLQNNHNFDAMTLIP, encoded by the exons ATGGATCCACAACAACCAAATTCTGATGATGAAGATTTTCTCAATGTATCTGCCGGTAGCAAC cCACCGTCTGGAAAACCAGATAAGATGCTCGGCACATCGGACTTTATTAGTCTTCTGGGGACGAGGGATGATTCGTATTACATCGATAAAACCACTCTGTTAGAAGTTTTCCTTAAATGCGGTCGTAGCCGAGTGCTGCTGACAGCTCCACGCCGTTTCGGAAAGACTATAAATCTCTTGATGCTTAAGACTTGTTTTGAGTTGCAAGTACCACCAGAAGAATATAAGATGCTATCAGAAGATGAATTCCAAATAAAGGTAAAGGAGACAGCTAATTACAAGCTGTTTGAAGAGCTTCAGTTGGAAATAACTAAGAATCCAGATTTGATGAACAaacattttggaaaatatcCTACATTACACATTTCATTCAAATGTGACATGCCAATCGCAAGTTTTTCTGATGGAGTTGCATTCTGTTGTGGGATTTTAAGTAAAGCCTTCAagaaacataaatatttaatatcgGAAAAAGCATTAAGTCAATCGGACAAAAATATATATGCCAAATGGTTGAACCCCGCCGACTGGGATGAAAGGAAAGCAATGGATAGAAGGTTGATATCTGACGGTTTGCAAACTTTAGTCTATTATGTCTTTGagagctttaacaaaaaagtagTACTACTTATCGACGAGTACGATTCGGTTATCATGCAAGCAATATTGTTTATAAAGGCAAAAGATGAATTAGCGAAGATCATACAGTTTTATTTAGGTATAATCCAAGCTGCTGTGAAAAATGAGATTGAGCAACATATAGAATATGCATTTATCACCGGAATTTCCCATATTTCCGGAATGGGTCTTTCTGGTTCAAACATAAAGCCATTCAGATTTCTGGAAAATCACTCTTTTGTTCCTTACTATGGCTTGACAGTTATGGAAATTCGGAATTTGTTAAGGAAGACATATCAATTTGATGATCAGCGAATTGCTGaagcagaaaaaaaattcaacggtTATTCTACAGTTTGTGGAGTAAAGATATACAACATCTGGTCTGTGCTAGAACATGCTAGCAGAACTCAAGAGGAACATTTTATATATGATTGGCAAGACACCGGATATATTGTAGGTCTCGAAAAAGCTTTAAGATTCCCTAcaattatgaaaataattcaaacaGAACTACTGTTGTATAAACCTATAGagattaaaaaatctaaaacctTGGTTTTAGAGGATATCCTGCAGTTGGTAGAGATAATTGGAAATGTTGACCCTCAGAACGTCGAATTTCCACGTTATGAcctttttttctcatttcttgTTGAGCAAGGCTATTTGTCATTTGTAGCTAACAAGTCTGGGCTGCTCGTAATACCCAACGAACAGATTAAAGAGAAAATCGAGGAAAAGATAACAGACTCTAAcattaaagtatttaataggAATAGTATTCCTACAGAGGACTGCAGAGAATTCTTTCTGAAAATATCTGAGAGGGATTGTGATTATGAtgactttaaaatatttcatacGAGTCTTGAAGATGTTTTACAAAACTATGCAGCAAAATGGATTAAAAAGAACGAAGAAAACATCCgttgtacaataaaaattctgatcagtactttgaaatttaaagACAGTGCTGaactcaattttaattttacagaaaatgggGTAAAACATAGCAGAAGAATCGATGTTGTCATTATTAAAGATAGTTTTTTAATGCTTATCGAAACGAAGTATAAGGAGAGCAGCAAAAAAGCAATGCTTGACATGAGGGACAGGAATTACTTAAAAGTACTTGAAGATAAAGATGTTATCAGGAATACCATAACACGTTTTGTTCTAATGGGGATAAACATGGATGAGAATGGACAAGTGTCAATCAGTTACTTACAGAATAACCACAACTTTGATGCTATGACATTAATTCCTTAG
- the LOC103312232 gene encoding uncharacterized protein LOC103312232 isoform X2, with the protein MDTAIKEIEEKEASPSESVETEELDIESEPFFQDIYMLTEHGVPLPDIEEMRNIGINTVKGLQMTTTDKLLALKSFNPSKKNSPYMDEVHRCVLLDQEVGLSKKADQNLIIPPDHEDAITSVNITFSHLKSLFLILLCGYHVSFVVFLCEFCVKAKNKF; encoded by the exons ATGGACACAGCTATAaaagaaattgaagaaaaagaagCTAGTCCTTCTGAATCTGTTGAAACGGAGGAATTGGACATCGAAAGCGAACCTTTCTTTCAGGATATTTACATGCTGACCGAACACGGCGTCCCTCTTCCAGATATCGAAGAAATGCGAAACATTGGCATAAACACAGTCAAGGGCCTCCAAATGACCACAACCGACAAACTTTTGGCTTTGAAAAGCTTTAATCCGAGTAAA AAAAACTCGCCTTACATGGACGAAGTCCATCGGTGTGTTTTACTGGACCAGGAAGTGGGTTTATCGAAAAAAGCTGACCAAAACCTAATTATTCCACCCGACCATGAGGACGCAATCACAAGTGTTAATATAACGTTCTCCCATTTGAAAAGTCTATTTTTGATACTGTTGTGTGGCTACCACGTCAGTTTTGTCGTTTTCCTttgtgaattttgtgtaaaagcgaaaaataaattttaa
- the LOC103312232 gene encoding uncharacterized protein LOC103312232 isoform X1 — MLMLISVLLLNKLDLVTSKQNKIDALSKKTLLESEIEHFFTEYSKTEDLDVDITIIITTHTVVINDLVNSFLNTNQFEYIITTNCTENTTKNRQVSPKIFIFLQINDLVLTLDQMETCNLWSPKSRIFFIIAGTVNNFSVIEESLEIIWSRKILNFVLVFVNTQINVLSYNGFAQEKIVNLTNSRDFFPNKLLDINGHVLKIGMFKDTPRNTKNSKGQWYGPDYELLEAITFMMNATLQIVESAQEEHFNGLYDNVLNGIVDFSFIPLYKFDTFSQIDFSYPRKLENLVVLVPKAGQIPQESYLFLIFDYKIWLSVLVFLFLISCVLKQAQFVVKKRQNSFIYWLFEAWKCFIGSGGTTSFGRKETPVKFILTVWMLGSIIVSACFQCSFTSSFTKPKYFDEINTLDDLRQTGLRIFCADYYKNYLLKVESYGLHTQLVFVSTRKMYEIRKEKLALHGRSPSVCFTGPGSGFIEKS; from the exons ATGTTAATGTTGATATCAGTATTACTACTAAACAAATTAGATTTAGTTACGTccaagcaaaataaaatagacGCACTATCCAAAAAAACCTTGCTGGAATCCGaaattgaacatttttttaccgaATATTCAAAAACTGAAGACTTGGATGTAgacattacaataattatcaCAACTCACACCGTTGTTATCAACGATCTTGTAAACAGTTTCTTGAACACAAACCAATTTGAATACATTATCACTACTAACTGTACGGAAAACACAACAAAGAATCGCCAAGTTTCGCCAaaaatcttcatttttttgcaaattaacgATCTGGTGCTAACCCTAGACCAGATGGAGACTTGCAACTTGTGGTCACCTAAATCCAGGATATTTTTCATTATCGCTGGAACAGTCAACAATTTTAGTGTGATTGAGGAAAGTTTGGAAATAATATGGTCCCGAAAAATCCTAAACTTCGTTCTGGTCTTCGTCAACACCCAAATAAACGTCCTGTCCTACAACGGTTTCGCACAGGAAAAAATCGTCAACTTAACAAATTCCCGGGATTTTTTCCCCAACAAATTGCTTGACATCAACGGACACGTCCTAAAGATCGGAATGTTTAAAGACACGCCAAGAAACACGAAAAATTCCAAAGGGCAGTGGTACGGTCCTGACTACGAGCTCCTTGAAGCCATCACATTTATGATGAATGCAACTTTGCAAATTGTTGAATCGGCGCAAGAGGAACATTTTAACGGGCTTTATGACAACGTTTTGAACGGAATTGTTGATTTTAGTTTCATTCCGTTGTACAAATTCGATACGTTCTCACAAATCGATTTTTCCTATCCAaggaaattggaaaatttggtggttttggTGCCCAAAGCTGGGCAAATACCACAAgagagttatttatttttgatttttgactaCAAAATATGGTTGAGTGTTTTagtgtttctttttttgatCAGTTGTGTCTTAAAACAGGCACAATTTGTGGTAAAGAAGCGACAAAATTCGTTCATTTACTGGCTGTTTGAAGCCTGGAAGTGTTTCATAGGAAGTGGAGGAACGACAAGTTTTGGGCGAAAAGAAACGCCAGTTAAATTCATTTTAACGGTTTGGATGTTGGGTTCTATTATTGTGAGTGCGTGCTTTCAATGCTCATTTACTTCATCGTTCACTAAACCGAAATACTTCGATGAAATTAACACTTTGGACGATTTGAGACAAACAGGATTGAGAATTTTTTGTGCcgattattacaaaaattatctcCTAAAAGTTGAAAGTTACGGTCTTCACACACAGTTAGTTTTCGTGAGTACACGAAAAATGTACGAAATTAGGAAAG AAAAACTCGCCTTACATGGACGAAGTCCATCGGTGTGTTTTACTGGACCAGGAAGTGGGTTTATCGAAAAAAGCTGA
- the ClC-c gene encoding H(+)/Cl(-) exchange transporter 5 translates to MMEKYPLKRAGTAVPQNSPSYQSVDKKYNTNRAAFARSSDNFDAPAHGDDMIDITTSGGGGERTTRLGEDEDGTSHYSVSFGGMQGETVDIPGIGQYDDFHTIDWQRDIARDRMRHRHLVKKKQDSIWNLIEGAHDAWSGWLCVLLVGLCTGMVAGGIDIGASWMTDLKFGICPQAFWLNREQCCWSSNETSFDSGNCSQWLTWPEVLGQSRDGAGAYIISYLFYIVLALLFAALSASLVRMFAPYACGSGIPEIKTILSGFIIRGYLGKWTLVIKCVGLILSVSAGLSLGKEGPMVHIACAIGNILSYLFPKYGRNEAKKREILSASAAAGVSVAFGAPIGGVLFSLEEVSYYFPLKTLWRSFFCALIAAFILRSINPFGNEHSVLFYVEYNKPWIFFELIPFIGLGIIGGIIATIFIKANLYWCRYRKYSKLGQYPVTEVLVVTVMTAIIAYPNPYTRMNTSQLIYLLFSQCGISNSDNLCDYNRNFTDVNSAIEIAAAGPGVYKAIWLLILALILKLIMTIFTFGMKVPCGLFIPSLCLGAIVGRIVGIGMEQLAYNYPKNWLFSGECSTGDDCITPGLYAMVGAAAVLGGVTRMTVSLVVIMFELTGGVRYIVPLMAAAMASKWVGDALGRQGIYDAHIALNGYPFLDSKDEFQHTSLAADVMQPKRNETLSVITQDSMTVDDIEALLKETEHNGYPVVVSRESQYLVGFVLRRDLNLAIANAKRMADGICGQSIVLFTSGNPPQTLGPPPLKLKKILDMAPITITDQTPMETVVDMFRKLGLRQTLVTHNGRLLGVITKKDVLRHIKQMDNEDPNSVLFN, encoded by the exons ATGATGGAAAAATATCCATTGAAAAGGGCCGGTACGGCAGTTCCACAGAACTCACCAAGCTATCAGTCAGTTGATAAGaag TACAATACGAACAGAGCTGCTTTCGCACGATCGTCGGATAATTTCGATGCACCAGCACATGGTGACGATATGATCGACATTACGACTTCTGGAGGCGGCGGCGAGAGGACGACGAGGTTGGGGGAGGATGAGGATGGCACATCACATT ATTCGGTCTCGTTCGGTGGAATGCAAGGAG aaacgGTCGATATTCCGGGCATTGGCCAATATGACGATTTCCACACGATCGATTGGCAAAGGGATATCGCCAGAGATCGCATGCGACATCGACATCTCGTCAAGAAAAAACAAGACTCTATTTGGAACCTAATTGAGGGGGCACATGACGCCTGGTCAGGCTGGCTGTGTGTCCTTTTAGTAGGTCTCTGTACTGGTATGGTGGCTGGAGGGATTGATATTGGAGCTAGTTGGATGACAGATCTTAAATTTGGTATTTGTCCTCAAGCGTTTTGGTTGAACAGAGAGCAGTGTTGTTGGTCGTCGAATGAGACGAGTTTTGATTCGGGGAATTGCTCACAG TGGCTGACGTGGCCTGAAGTCCTGGGCCAGTCAAGAGATGGAGCCGGTGCTTACATCATTTCCTATCTCTTTTACATAGTTTTGGCGTTactttttgccgcattatcgGCCTCTTTAGTGAGAATGTTTGCACCATATGCTTGCGGGTCTGGTATACCAGAG atCAAGACCATACTGAGCGGTTTTATAATACGGGGTTATTTGGGCAAATGGACTTTAGTCATCAAATGTGTGGGCTTGATTTTATCGGTTTCGGCCGGTTTGAGTCTCGGGAAagaaggaccaatggttcATATAGCCTGCGCCatag gtaATATTTTATCATATCTCTTTCCCAAGTACGGGAGGAATGAAGCAAAGAAAAGGGAGATTTTGTCGGCTTCGGCAGCTGCAGGAGTTTCGGTGGCTTTCGGAGCGCCCATTGGAGGAGTCCTCTTTAGTCTTGAAGAG GTCAGCTATTATTTCCCGCTGAAAACACTTTGGAGATCGTTCTTCTGCGCCCTAATCGCCGCCTTTATCTTAAGGTCGATCAATCCTTTTGGAAACGAACATTCGGTACTGTTCTACGTTGAATACAACAAACCATGGATATTTTTCGAATTGATTCCTTTCATCGGCTTGGGAATTATCGGA GGTATCATCGCAACGATATTCATCAAGGCCAACTTGTACTGGTGCCGGTACCGGAAGTACTCCAAACTCGGTCAATATCCTGTGACTGAGGTGCTAGTCGTGACCGTAATGACGGCCATCATCGCCTACCCCAACCCCTACACTCGCATGAACACGAGCCAATTGATTTATCTTCTGTTCAGCCAGTGCGGCATCTCCAACTCGGATAATCTCTG CGATTACAATCGCAACTTCACCGATGTCAACTCAGCCATCGAAATCGCGGCAGCCGGCCCTGGCGTCTACAAAGCCATCTGGCTCCTAATCCTCGCCCTAATCCTCAAACTAATCATGACGATCTTCACCTTCGGCATGAAAGTCCCCTGCGGTTTATTCATCCCGAGTCTTTGTTTGGGAGCGATCGTGGGCCGAATAGTGGGCATTGGAATGGAACAACTCGCCTACAACTACCCCAAAAATTGGCTATTCAGTGGGGAATGTTCAACGGGCGATGATTGCATTACACCAGGTCTATATGCAATGGTAGGAGCGGCTGCAGTGTTGGGAGGTGTCACCAGAATGACCGTTTCGCTGGTGGTGATCATGTTTGAGCTGACAGGAGGTGTGCGATATATTGTGCCCTTAATGGCAGCCGCTATGGCCAGTAAATGGGTGGGTGATGCCTTGGGTAGGCAAGGTATTTACGATGCGCATATTGCCCTGAATGGGTACCCGTTTTTGGACTCGAAAGATGAGTTTCAACACACGTCGCTGGCGGCGGATGTTATGCAACCGAA ACGCAACGAAACGTTGAGCGTCATCACGCAGGATTCGATGACAGTGGACGACATCGAAGCTCTGTTGAAAGAGACAGAACATAACGGATATCCTGTTGTGGTATCTCGAGAATCTCAATATTTAGTGGGTTTTGTCCTTCGAAGGGATTTGAATTTGGCGATTG CCAATGCGAAACGAATGGCTGACGGAATTTGCGGCCAGTCAATAGTGCTCTTCACTAGTGGGAATCCCCCACAGACTTTAGGACCACCACCTTTGAAGCTTAAAAAGATCCTAGATATGGCACCAATCACCATAACTGATCAAACTCCAATGGAAACTGTTGTAGATATGTTTAGGAAATTGGGGTTGAGGCAAACACTAGTCACACATAACGG AAGATTACTAGGAGTTATCACGAAGAAGGACGTCCTAAGGCATATAAAACAGATGGATAATGAAGACCCGAATTCGGTtctgtttaattaa